The following are from one region of the Chryseobacterium shigense genome:
- a CDS encoding type III pantothenate kinase, whose product MNSIVINVGNSNIRFGLFNGDNCDISWVINTKPYRTVDELYVQILMLYQTYKVEPEDISKVIIGSVVPQLTKVMSSAIKKIHGIQPVIVDRSTPSGVQAKSKQMGTDIYANLVAAHNLYPNQKKIIIDFGTALTASCVTETGETLGVIIAPGIVTSLNSLISQTAQLPDIELKKPKSVLGLDTVTCMQSGMVYGFLGMVEGFIDRINDEVNDDCFVVATGGVSHVYKPLTEKIHVMDRLHTLKGLYFLGKDL is encoded by the coding sequence ATGAATTCAATTGTAATCAACGTAGGGAACAGCAACATCAGATTCGGACTTTTTAATGGAGATAACTGTGATATTTCATGGGTAATCAATACAAAACCATACAGAACAGTAGATGAACTGTATGTTCAGATTCTTATGCTTTATCAGACCTACAAAGTAGAACCGGAAGACATCAGCAAAGTTATAATAGGATCGGTGGTGCCACAGCTTACCAAAGTTATGAGTTCGGCGATTAAAAAGATCCATGGAATCCAGCCTGTGATTGTAGACAGATCTACGCCATCAGGAGTTCAGGCCAAATCCAAGCAGATGGGAACTGATATTTATGCGAATCTTGTGGCTGCCCATAATCTTTATCCCAACCAAAAAAAGATTATCATCGATTTTGGAACGGCACTTACTGCGAGTTGTGTAACAGAAACGGGAGAAACATTGGGTGTAATTATTGCGCCGGGCATCGTGACATCTTTGAATTCCCTGATCAGTCAGACTGCGCAGCTTCCTGATATTGAGCTTAAAAAACCTAAATCCGTATTGGGGCTGGATACAGTAACCTGCATGCAAAGCGGTATGGTATATGGATTTCTTGGAATGGTGGAAGGTTTCATAGACCGAATCAATGATGAGGTGAATGACGATTGTTTTGTGGTGGCAACAGGCGGTGTTTCCCATGTTTATAAACCTCTTACAGAAAAGATTCATGTAATGGACAGGCTGCACACACTGAAAGGACTTTATTTTTTAGGAAAAGATTTATAG
- a CDS encoding M1 family metallopeptidase: MKKSAAILFAFIISQFQAQQGAYYQQAAKYKMDIDVNAEKFTYQGNQTLEYTNNSPDELNVVYFHLYWNAFKPNSMMDQRVAGQGKNGDYRLQKDGVSRLASIPKDQEGAQNIHWIKQNGKDLKFEIQETIMKVYLAEPIKPNSTTTFTMDWDAVIPQQIRRSGRNNREGVDMTMTQWYPKIAEYDYDGWATFDYIGREFHAPFSDFDVTIKINKDYVVGAGGILENPAEVKGYDTNAKIIADKSKKAVWKWKASNMLDFAWSADRDYVIKSFDVPEGPKVFLVYQQNDKTKVWEEAQPYVTKYFQLMNSHFGKYVYPTYAFIQGGDGGMEYGMCTMILGEAKDIKGLMGLMAHEGAHSWYQQMLATNESMRPWMDEGFTSYAENYVMYHLFPEELPNPFANTVNAYRNFIKKGIEEPAVWLGDHHDNGTSYTYASYVKGELYLVELGYIMGEQNLAETLKQYYDQWHMKHPSDRDFLHIAQKVSGMDLKWFQNYWINTTKTIDYGIKDVKYDAKSTMVTLVNNGQVPMPIDFNVMTADKKILTYQIPLSMTHTWKEKDVYGEFKTMPYWPWTQKEYTLTIPYTKAQLSVLGIDFSQRIADVNMDDNIVEVKQ, from the coding sequence ATGAAAAAATCGGCTGCAATCCTTTTTGCGTTTATCATTTCACAATTTCAGGCTCAGCAGGGAGCTTATTATCAGCAGGCTGCAAAATATAAGATGGACATTGATGTTAATGCTGAAAAATTTACCTACCAGGGAAACCAGACTCTGGAATATACCAACAACTCACCCGATGAGTTGAATGTAGTGTATTTTCATCTGTACTGGAATGCTTTTAAGCCTAATTCAATGATGGATCAGAGAGTTGCCGGTCAGGGGAAAAACGGAGATTACAGACTGCAGAAAGACGGAGTTTCAAGGTTAGCATCTATTCCCAAAGATCAGGAAGGAGCCCAAAATATCCATTGGATCAAACAAAACGGAAAAGATCTGAAATTTGAGATCCAGGAAACCATTATGAAAGTATATCTGGCAGAACCGATTAAGCCAAATTCTACAACAACCTTTACGATGGACTGGGATGCCGTAATACCTCAGCAGATCAGACGAAGCGGAAGAAACAACAGGGAAGGGGTTGATATGACCATGACCCAATGGTATCCGAAGATTGCAGAGTACGATTATGACGGCTGGGCAACATTTGATTATATCGGAAGAGAATTCCATGCACCGTTTTCAGATTTTGATGTAACGATTAAAATCAACAAAGATTATGTAGTTGGAGCCGGAGGAATTCTTGAAAACCCGGCAGAAGTGAAAGGTTATGATACAAATGCCAAGATTATAGCAGATAAAAGTAAAAAAGCGGTCTGGAAATGGAAAGCTAGCAATATGTTGGACTTTGCCTGGAGCGCAGACCGGGATTATGTTATAAAAAGCTTTGATGTTCCGGAAGGACCAAAAGTATTCCTTGTTTACCAGCAAAATGACAAAACAAAAGTTTGGGAAGAAGCCCAGCCTTATGTTACCAAATATTTCCAGCTGATGAACAGTCATTTCGGAAAATATGTATATCCTACCTATGCATTTATCCAGGGTGGTGATGGCGGTATGGAATACGGAATGTGTACTATGATCCTTGGTGAAGCCAAAGATATTAAAGGTTTAATGGGATTAATGGCTCATGAAGGTGCGCACTCATGGTATCAGCAGATGCTGGCCACCAATGAATCCATGCGTCCGTGGATGGATGAAGGATTTACCAGCTACGCAGAGAATTATGTAATGTATCATCTGTTTCCCGAAGAGCTTCCGAATCCTTTTGCCAATACAGTAAATGCTTACAGGAATTTCATTAAAAAAGGTATTGAAGAGCCTGCCGTATGGTTAGGAGATCACCACGATAACGGAACTTCTTATACCTATGCTTCTTATGTAAAAGGAGAATTATACCTTGTAGAATTAGGCTACATCATGGGTGAGCAGAACCTCGCCGAAACCTTAAAACAATATTACGACCAATGGCATATGAAGCACCCGTCCGACAGAGATTTCCTTCACATTGCCCAGAAAGTTTCAGGAATGGATCTGAAATGGTTTCAGAATTATTGGATCAACACCACAAAAACAATTGATTACGGTATTAAAGATGTAAAGTATGATGCAAAATCTACAATGGTTACTTTGGTCAATAACGGGCAGGTTCCCATGCCAATTGATTTCAACGTAATGACGGCAGATAAAAAGATTCTTACCTACCAGATTCCTTTAAGTATGACCCATACATGGAAGGAAAAGGATGTCTACGGAGAATTTAAGACCATGCCTTACTGGCCGTGGACCCAAAAAGAATATACCCTGACGATTCCTTATACAAAAGCACAATTATCTGTTTTAGGAATAGATTTCAGCCAGAGAATTGCTGATGTAAATATGGATGATAATATTGTTGAGGTAAAACAATAA
- a CDS encoding helix-turn-helix transcriptional regulator, whose product MKKDFYLTRYALIIKRLESSPATYTQLEDYLLNSFEFQDAGIKSYSIRTLQRDIREISDLFNLSIHNKKKGDNRYYIESRPIMEVDEYNQKLLESFQVSNALNLHPDFSDFIFFESRKPTGIEHFYDLFFAIRNKRVVSFEHYNYKNKIMTSRKVHPLALKESKDRWYLIAIDTKDKTLKSFGLDRVNYLDVSKNKFREKYNYNFREHFKNAFGVMNLAEQNPQKIVMKCSRHQGEYIRSFPLHQSQKETKETPEEIYFEFFLHPTYDFMQEILSYGKEVTVLEPKCLVDDIRTHLQESLNRYLES is encoded by the coding sequence ATGAAAAAAGATTTTTATCTGACAAGATATGCCTTAATTATCAAAAGATTAGAAAGTTCTCCGGCTACCTATACCCAGCTGGAGGACTATCTTTTAAACTCATTTGAATTCCAGGATGCGGGGATCAAGAGTTATTCTATCCGTACGCTGCAGAGGGATATCCGTGAAATTTCCGATCTTTTTAACCTTTCCATTCACAATAAGAAAAAGGGTGATAACAGATACTATATTGAAAGCCGCCCGATCATGGAAGTGGATGAATATAACCAGAAGCTTCTGGAATCTTTCCAGGTCAGCAACGCTTTAAATCTTCATCCGGATTTTTCAGATTTTATCTTTTTTGAAAGCAGAAAACCAACCGGAATAGAGCATTTCTATGATCTTTTCTTTGCGATCCGTAACAAGAGAGTTGTGAGTTTTGAGCACTACAACTACAAAAATAAGATCATGACCTCACGCAAAGTACATCCGCTGGCTTTAAAAGAATCGAAGGACAGATGGTACCTGATCGCCATAGACACCAAAGACAAAACCCTGAAATCATTCGGGCTGGACAGAGTGAACTATCTGGATGTAAGCAAAAACAAGTTCCGGGAAAAATACAACTATAACTTTAGAGAACATTTTAAAAATGCTTTCGGTGTCATGAATCTCGCAGAACAGAATCCGCAGAAAATTGTCATGAAATGCAGCAGACATCAGGGAGAATATATCAGAAGCTTTCCGCTTCACCAGTCTCAGAAAGAAACCAAGGAAACACCGGAAGAGATCTATTTTGAGTTTTTTCTCCACCCTACTTACGATTTTATGCAGGAAATTCTTTCTTATGGTAAAGAAGTAACCGTTCTGGAACCGAAATGTTTAGTTGATGATATCCGCACCCATCTTCAGGAATCTTTGAACCGCTATTTGGAAAGCTGA
- a CDS encoding GNAT family N-acetyltransferase: MRELTEFPIIETERLILSQLEEKDIPFVIEYLQDKVFSDLTSNIPHPYTIEHAEFWLKISKESFENNTGYTFAVRNKEKQIIGAIGLHDRGDDKAELGYWLGKPFWNNGYITEASAALVAFGFKELQLNKIYATYFLHNPASGRIMEKIGMEKEALLKQHLKKDNEYFDVLMYSVLKNK; this comes from the coding sequence ATGAGAGAATTAACAGAATTCCCGATCATAGAAACAGAAAGACTGATTCTCTCACAGCTTGAAGAGAAAGATATTCCTTTTGTTATTGAATACCTTCAGGATAAAGTTTTCTCCGATCTTACTTCCAATATACCTCATCCTTACACCATAGAGCATGCAGAATTCTGGCTGAAAATATCGAAGGAATCTTTTGAAAATAATACAGGATATACTTTTGCAGTCCGTAATAAAGAAAAACAGATTATAGGAGCTATTGGCCTTCATGACCGTGGAGACGACAAAGCTGAACTGGGCTATTGGCTGGGAAAACCCTTCTGGAATAATGGATATATTACGGAAGCTTCTGCTGCCCTGGTTGCTTTTGGTTTTAAAGAATTACAGCTCAATAAAATCTATGCAACCTATTTTTTACACAATCCGGCATCCGGAAGAATCATGGAAAAAATCGGAATGGAAAAGGAAGCATTGTTAAAACAGCATCTTAAAAAAGATAACGAATACTTTGATGTTCTGATGTATTCTGTTCTAAAAAACAAATAA
- a CDS encoding energy transducer TonB, whose protein sequence is MLNTEFKKKFDAEPNIVKKVGIKNDFLFFMKKMDSIENVAMIGALLKVRNLEDLQFLKKTENNTNSITKTSDSERSAEYPGGFNILRQEVANLFYTGGVYTETKTVKANVGFIVEKDGSISNVHAQGDNFTFNRQAEIALYSISEKFSPAVVKGDPVRYHLKLPLTLTIED, encoded by the coding sequence ATGCTGAACACAGAGTTTAAAAAGAAATTTGATGCCGAGCCCAATATCGTTAAAAAAGTCGGAATAAAAAATGACTTCCTTTTCTTCATGAAAAAGATGGACAGCATTGAAAATGTAGCCATGATAGGAGCACTTTTAAAGGTAAGAAACCTTGAAGACCTTCAATTTCTAAAAAAAACCGAAAACAATACAAATAGCATAACTAAAACTTCAGACAGCGAAAGATCCGCTGAATACCCCGGTGGGTTCAATATTTTGAGACAGGAAGTTGCCAATCTTTTTTATACCGGTGGGGTTTATACCGAAACAAAAACGGTAAAAGCAAATGTGGGTTTTATTGTTGAAAAAGATGGCAGCATCAGTAATGTACATGCTCAGGGAGACAATTTTACCTTCAACAGGCAGGCTGAAATTGCGCTGTATTCCATTTCTGAAAAATTTTCTCCGGCTGTTGTAAAAGGAGACCCCGTAAGATATCATCTCAAACTGCCTTTAACTTTAACAATTGAAGATTAA
- a CDS encoding nucleoside deaminase, translating to MFTDEYYMKMALQEAEAALEKDEVPIGCIIVSNNRVIARAHNLTETLNDVTAHAEMQAITSAANFLGGKYLINCTLYVTMEPCVMCSGALSWSQISKVVIGARDEQRGFINKHLSLHPKTEMVTGIMEHECSSIVKEFFKNKR from the coding sequence ATGTTTACAGACGAATACTACATGAAAATGGCGCTGCAGGAAGCAGAAGCCGCACTGGAAAAGGATGAGGTTCCCATTGGATGTATAATTGTTTCCAATAACCGTGTCATCGCAAGAGCCCACAATCTTACAGAAACACTGAATGATGTAACTGCCCATGCAGAAATGCAGGCTATTACCTCTGCCGCGAATTTTCTGGGAGGCAAATATCTTATTAACTGTACGCTTTACGTAACTATGGAGCCCTGTGTAATGTGCTCGGGAGCCCTTTCATGGTCACAGATCTCTAAAGTTGTAATTGGGGCCAGAGATGAACAGAGAGGGTTTATTAACAAGCACCTATCTCTACATCCTAAAACAGAAATGGTAACAGGAATAATGGAACATGAATGCTCATCTATTGTTAAAGAGTTTTTTAAAAACAAAAGATAA